A section of the Naumovozyma dairenensis CBS 421 chromosome 5, complete genome genome encodes:
- the NDAI0E04090 gene encoding uncharacterized protein (similar to Saccharomyces cerevisiae FLO8 (YER109C); ancestral locus Anc_7.406), giving the protein MQNNINTNNINSDCQTIPNNNCYNNINYQAPSQIINKMNSNNNGNLSSQGGQTFYNNSPIINPSYTNNNNYSNQYSQQIHQQPNIQQQQQQQQQHINNRNYSNNIPNGNNNIHPSPYSSSSSSIRIQNPKPPPSNNMDSQQQQQQYMLQQLQLQQEQYNQNQRQLQQEKQTLLQKKKITLLNQYIHEFLLKGSLNKTAKLFAEETQINNNSKGESADNKNNTTLSGNSSMLFEWWRIFWDIFNATTHNDGTKLTKDYLSILKIKESKIDQIRSQSINAARVQYNFEINNQYNSEIDIHNNTNNTFDPYFPSEFINQQRMQQYPPPSSSSPSSSSPSMPPPPSTLQSSQLTNNNNNNNNDKKSYSNQSQNNYQRMVMMNPPPPQQQYNSLQQTSQSPYTTNKPYYNNQPPYSRTPKNEPSQNNHHPVYLSSENNNNNNNTSSSSSSSNTVTGWPVQNHMEEVKSNTNTNRQRFYQQLQHQQKNQTQPSNISFDNDGTITIKDQKQYRKIVSNFSNNNNNKVTKTGKNTSRTKTSGKSSSIPNMVRTSSSSNNNNTNSNNARKSKTPKSTTSATTTSASRQSNKKTGSKSTNNIRSRDNRIVVPNDGGTDNTVTKKNLQALTPDLTPIDKRRNSMINNLNGAANESPKAINRIGKNTLQQSTAITATTSSSSSNITRANSNKDVTTSTTTNNNTNNMHFSSLSTIDEKAPIESPSSLSLKGKFSKNNNNNNAKVPINKKRRKSTTVIMNIEKKNNRIKEIKDKDMKLNMNTSSSKSEPVTPLNYNGLPSPSLNSNNNNNNTTTSTKRQQEHISSSSSGSSALSPLMEPSVTTNNLSNPITSTTGNSIEIQARGQEHTQEKIEDEFDFNLNLDMNINLNDINKFNFDPIVGNMELQHTNGRGSVNSIELDNFINIDNIDNIDNIDNNNLHTHTMTALDHAHHRHDDIAGEIISSLNEKRTDNGVVSTVDAAIVHADHHQHNKGNNSNGNNLDGMANAGDFDTGMLDSSIHDFNFLNWTK; this is encoded by the coding sequence AtgcaaaataatatcaatactAATAACATTAATAGTGACTGTCAAACAATACcgaataataattgttataataatatcaactATCAAGCACCTTCccaaattattaacaaaatgaatagtaataataacggCAATTTATCAAGTCAAGGAGGTCAGACATTTTATAACAATTCTCCAATAATTAATCCCTCTTAtacaaacaacaacaattattcaaatcaatattcacaacaaattcatcaacaacCAAAtatacaacaacaacaacaacaacaacaacaacacaTAAATAATAGGAActatagtaataatatccctaatggaaataataacatacATCCTTCTccttattcttcttcttcttcttccatcAGAATACAAAATCCTAAACCCCCTCCCTCTAATAACATGGAttcacaacaacaacaacagcaataTATGTTACAACAACTTcaattacaacaagaacaatacaatcaaaatcaaagacaattacaacaagaaaagcaaacattattacaaaaaaaaaagataacTCTATTGAATCAATACATTCATGAATTCTTATTGAAGGGATCTTTGAATAAAACTGCTAAATTGTTTGCAGAAGAAACTCAAATCAATAACAATAGCAAAGGCGAAAGTGctgataataaaaataacacTACTTTATCAGGAAATAGTAGTATGCTTTTCGAATGGTGGAGAATCTTTTGGGATATATTTAATGCAACAACTCATAATGATGGTACAAAATTAACAAAAGattatctttcaattttgaaaataaaagagTCTAAAATTGATCAAATAAGATCACAATCAATTAATGCTGCAAGAGTTcaatataattttgaaattaataatcaatataACTCAGAAATAGATATccataataatactaataatactTTTGATCCATATTTCCCATCAGAATTTATAAATCAACAACGAATGCAACAGTATCCCCCtccttcatcatcttctccttcttcttcatcaccaTCGATGCCTCCACCTCCTTCTACATTACAATCATCACAATTgacaaacaacaacaacaacaacaacaacgacaagaaatcatattcaaatcaatctcaaaataattatcaaaggatggtaatgatgaatccaccaccaccacaacaacaatataataGCTTGCAACAGACATCTCAATCACCATATACTACAAATAAGCCATACTATAATAATCAACCACCATATTCTCGTACACCAAAGAACGAACCGTCACAAAATAATCATCATCCTGTTTACCTATCTTCtgagaataataataataataataataccagtagtagtagtagtagtagtaatacTGTCACTGGCTGGCCGGTTCAAAATCATATGGAAGAAGTGAAATCAAATACTAACACGAATAGACAAAGGTTTTATCAACAATTacaacatcaacaaaaaaatcaaacCCAACCATCgaatatttcttttgataatgatggtaCCATCACTATTAAAgatcaaaaacaatatcgtaaaattgtttcaaacttttctaataataataataacaaagtTACTAAAACAGGGAAGAACACATCAAGGACAAAGACAAGTGGTAAATCTTCGAGCATACCCAATATGGTACgaacatcatcatcatcaaataataataatactaatagtaataatgcTAGAAAATCTAAGACTCCGAAGTCGACAACTTCTGCTACAACTACTTCTGCATCAAGACAATCTAATAAGAAAACAGGCAGTAAAtcaactaataatattagatCAAGAGATAATAGAATAGTTGTCCCCAATGATGGTGGAACTGACAACACAGTCacaaaaaagaatttaCAAGCATTGACTCCTGATTTAACACCAATtgataaaagaagaaacagtatgataaataatttgaatggCGCCGCGAATGAATCACCAAAGGCTATTAATCGTATTGGGAAAAATACTTTACAACAATCAACAGCAataacagcaacaacatcGTCATCATCCTCTAATATCACACGCGCAAACAGTAACAAGGATGTTACTACGAGCACCactactaataataatactaataacaTGCATTTTTCAAGTTTATCAACGATTGATGAAAAGGCACCTATAGAATCCCCTTCATCCTTATCATTAAAGGGCAAATTCTcgaaaaacaacaacaacaacaatgcAAAGGTTCcaataaacaaaaagagAAGGAAATCCACTACtgtaataatgaatattgaaaagaaaaacaatagaataaaagaaataaaagataaagatatgaaattgaatatgaatacttcttcttccaaatCAGAACCTGTAACTCCATTAAATTATAATGGATTACCATCACCTTCTCtcaatagtaataataataataataatacgaCTACTAGTACAAAACGACAACAAGAAcatatatcatcatcatcatcaggATCATCTGCCTTGTCACCATTAATGGAACCATCAGTTACTACTAACAATTTATCTAACCCAATAACAAGCACTACAGGTAATTCTATCGAAATCCAAGCACGAGGGCAAGAACACacacaagaaaaaattgaagatgagtttgatttcaatttaaatttggacatgaatataaatttgaatgatattaataaatttaattttgatCCAATAGTAGGTAATATGGAATTACAACATACAAATGGAAGAGGCAGTGTCAATTCCATCGAATTGgacaatttcattaatattgataatattgataatattgataatatcgATAATAACAACTTGCATACACATACAATGACTGCATTAGATCACGCACATCATCGTCATGACGATATTGCGGGGGAGATTATTTCGtcattaaatgaaaaaaggACAGATAATGGAGTTGTATCAACAGTAGATGCTGCTATTGTACATGCTGACCATCACCAACATAACAAAGGcaataatagtaatggtaataatcTTGATGGTATGGCCAATGCAGGAGATTTTGACACAGGAATGTTGGATTCATCTATTcatgatttcaattttttaaattggACCAAATAA
- the PET112 gene encoding glutamyl-tRNA(Gln) amidotransferase subunit PET112 (similar to Saccharomyces cerevisiae PET112 (YBL080C); ancestral locus Anc_7.403), with the protein MTTHTMLLSKRFLQRRFTTNNKFKFIPGYKLKCGLEIHTQLNTKKKLFSSSINHHPSSSETPNSHTNFFDLSLPGTQPILNHESILFALKLSLALNSKINLNSQFDRKHYFYADQPQGYQITQHYSPFAKHGSLTLYHDIDNIKEPTKKINIIQLQIEQDTARSIYLQPPQNLTLLDFNRSNVPLIELVTEPEFNDIDQIKAFIRKYQNLIRHLHISTGDLEDGAMRIDVNVNVNEHPRVELKNLPNTTSIIKAIKYEYTQQVQTLLNQKNGDVFEGGTKSWDGQKTIKLRNKETMVDYRYMPDPELPTITLSTELIESIRKTMPMLPDDIINMLVSHPYCLTMKDAKILTINSNSNSTSNKSAENEVSIYNHEDLRGYYLETCNEFLQLSNTGQKVNEKSPLKLPTNWIIHELIGNLKKLSISFNEFNAKCMNPPTFAEFLTLIKQNVISNSSAKFLLFEILKQFKDSSSMMTKMEIDLPKLIKKYNLETIDESNEKGQEFINEICNSVIEQTSNDLITEIKMGGKNKEKKLKYLIGQSMKLSKGKISPKEIESCLNKILFL; encoded by the coding sequence ATGACTACACATACAATGCTTCTTTCAAAACGATTCTTGCAAAGAAGATTCACAAcgaataataaattcaaattcatccCAGGatataaattgaaatgtGGATTGGAAATTCATACACAATTAAACACTAAAAAGAAactattttcatcttcaattaaCCATCATCCCTCTTCTTCTGAAACACCAAACTCACATACAAATTTCTTCGATTTATCACTCCCTGGAACACAACCAATCTTAAATCATGAATCAATCTTATTCGCATTAAAATTAAGTCTTgcattaaattcaaaaataaacttAAATTCTCAATTCGACAGGAAACATTACTTTTATGCAGATCAACCACAAGGTTATCAAATAACGCAACATTATTCACCATTTGCCAAGCATGGTTCCCTTACACTCTATCATGATATTGACAATATTAAGGAACCCACcaaaaagataaatataattcaattacaaaTTGAACAAGATACAGCAAGATCCATATATTTACAACCACCACAGAATTTAACACTTCTTGATTTTAATAGATCAAATGTaccattaattgaattagtAACAGAACCAGAAttcaatgatattgatCAAATTAAGGCattcattagaaaatatcaaaatttaattcGTCATTTACATATCTCCACTGGAGACTTGGAAGATGGTGCAATGAGAATAGACGTAAACGTTAACGTTAATGAACATCCAAGAGTcgaattgaaaaatttgcCAAATACTACTTCCATCATAAAAGCAATTAAATACGAATACACTCAACAAGTTCAGacattattaaatcaaaagaatGGTGATGTATTTGAAGGTGGTACAAAGAGTTGGGATGGGCAGAAAACAATCAAATTAAGGAATAAAGAAACTATGGTAGATTATAGATATATGCCTGATCCAGAATTACCAACAATAACGTTATCCACTGAATTGATTGAGTCCATTCGGAAAACAATGCCAATGTTACCTGAtgatataattaatatGTTGGTGTCTCATCCTTATTGTTTAACCATGAAAGATGCTAAGATTCTAACGataaatagtaatagtaatagtacTAGTAACAAAAGTGCTGAGAATGAAGTTTCCATATATAATCATGAAGATTTAAGAGGATATTACCTTGAGACATGCAATGAATTCTTGCAATTATCGAATACCGGACAAAAGGTAAATGAAAAGTCACCTTTGAAATTACCAACGAATTGGATTATTCATGAATTAATtggtaatttgaaaaaattgtccatatcatttaatgaattcaatgCGAAATGTATGAATCCGCCTACGTTTGCTGAATTTTTAACATTAATTAAACAAAATGTCATATCGAATTCGTCAgctaaatttttattatttgagatattaaaacaattcaaagattcatcatcaatgaTGACAAAGATGGAGATTGATTTGCCTAAACTgattaagaaatataatttagaaaCGATAGATGAATCCAATGAAAAGGGTCaagaattcattaatgagATATGTAACTCGGTCATTGAACAAACCTCCAACGATTTAATTACAGAAATTAAAATGGGAGGGaagaataaagaaaaaaaattaaaatactTAATTGGtcaatcaatgaaattatcaaaaggTAAGATCTCAccaaaagaaattgaatcatgtttaaataaaatattattcttgtAA
- the NUP170 gene encoding Nup170p (similar to Saccharomyces cerevisiae NUP170 (YBL079W) and NUP157 (YER105C); ancestral locus Anc_7.401): MFSTPLKVTPNDYNINNNQSFSSGYPIPNNIISSSTTTNADPQFHDRNHHTSVQQSNAPIMALTNMSTDLSNNSNSLTSTNTSTTTTTGAATTTTAATSNNGISNYNLKIQGFGSKKPLELASLYINHLYNQDENTPILDQISYYNNGVSYNFNKEIGGLGAFTPLERTKIINLPDELLQETSKASIKTDMGIFPQLDRTWIIIDNKLILWNHNDPTDYQSIDEIKHTILKVALVKPKPNTFINEINHLLLIATPFDIYILAVSYNGKNSNELSVFNTGMSVSVNGLAVNDIVSYEKTGQIFFSGRSNGLNIWELQYTGSDDWFNSKSNKICLTQSSWANLLPSNVISKIQIPGSELISSFFQNNTTSTTTTNKNANATDSIDGSDNLDINDNNNPHNKRKYTRETVIQLNVDQSRGVIYSLSSNSIIRAYLIKNNNTLSDPVTIHPSYISRIITTTMAKGAAVLGKNYLQIVKIVPVSQQQNNNLFFVAITVTGVRLYFNGSININSIEAICLESIKFPPSSATPEKIRLELEKQQNNDQQKRRTAPFFSSFNYSSESIQLKLQKKSAVLLTTTDASTIVSPGIFVASVIKKSKIPPSSSSPSHQDQTTTPPPTTTTTKAKPHYHYDRKLFVTLPDYGVLKYHGKYIENATFLDTTAHVKQIIPLTPTFNATEKPIGYANQFATQYNSENLQIAVVTDTSIEIYKYRNPDEIFESLIDNPLPFIANYGIIEACSSALYVTCKFNKPALLRSNALTFLTVGIPGIIDIKPKYNRYVSSSFPNTNTNTNTNINTTTTITTKESSMIMKPFTSQDLNLDDVILSPRFYGIALLITRLLRNIWNQKVFITSKPVATTPIKSNTMDNKKSQIDIIGISISKNEIQYYLSSIMILNEFFISYSDSITIFAAPTLSTSSATNTTTTTTTNNNNPNTLSSVSKDKYEEVSNQAENIAINSIIKLTESIKESLSFLNVLYEESELDGIDNRSNSFKDIINFLNVENQSNLIDLNFKHLFAPNDQTKSLIKDILSSIINRNISRGASIEYMATTLQDRCGSFCSAKDILGFRAIEHLRKAKEIGLNKDNDNLHYHLDNAMKLFENIVDDISQEKLDEAVQIMVSLDYFPKTIEFLLNIASLIDRGNLAYQYLDNGSMEYDERKIYYDKRINIYDLVFRVLTTIDERSSIVSTTTTITTPTTSSKKNPIEIETPTNTVITRYSGNTNFNKLREESYNIALRCNDKLFHYHLYDWLVSTDNQDKLLQLDTSFILPYLIEKSTNSLKISNLLWVYQSKKHNFFEAAEILYSLSISKFELKLNERISFLSRANGFCNSVCPPNQKQRMVQLASTIQELFEVAAIQDDILTLVKTDPRLDMQIKSDLINQLDGEILPLTSLFNDYADPLGYYEICLNIFKVSDFRNSEEILSKWNELFESLKLELKKTNDVDYLQDSKTFINLLSSVITKVGKQVHSSELVFPISKLFPIISDLFYKNLPNNQVKEGSIISIFISIPIPYSKLYYILKDLIETTTTTNPNNLLFKKEMTYLIKDWYQSDRKLRDIIPYNEIESLKDYNIDPIENYTTRTGNGI; this comes from the coding sequence ATGTTTTCCACTCCATTGAAAGTAACCCCAaatgattataatataaataataaccaatcattttcatcaggTTACCCAATCccaaataatatcatatcCTCTTCAACTACTACCAATGCTGACCCTCAATTCCATGACAGGAATCATCATACATCTGTTCAACAATCTAATGCGCCCATAATGGCACTAACCAATATGTCAACAGACTTATCCAACAACAGTAATAGTCTTACATCCACAAATACTTCAACCACAACTACTACTGGTGCTGCAACAACTACTACTGCAGCTACCTCTAATAACGGAATCTCAAAttataatttgaaaatacaaGGTTTTGGTTCCAAAAAACCATTAGAATTGGCAAGTCTTTATATAAACCATTTATATAatcaagatgaaaataCTCCCATCTTAGATCAAATATCctattataataatggtgTTTCATAcaattttaataaagaaattggtGGTCTCGGTGCATTCACTCCCCttgaaagaacaaaaataattaatttacctgatgaattattacaagaaaCATCTAAGGCATCCATTAAGACTGATATGGGTATATTCCCTCAATTAGATCGAACTTGGATcataattgataataaattaatcCTATGGAATCATAATGATCCAACAGATTATCAAtccattgatgaaattaaacaTACCATTTTGAAAGTTGCCTTAGTCAAACCAAAACCAAACActtttattaatgaaattaatcatttattattgattgcCACTCCCTttgatatttatatattggCTGTATCATACAATGGGAAAAACTCTAATGAATTGAGTGTATTCAACACAGGGATGTCCGTATCAGTTAATGGGTTAGCGGTAAATGATATAGTTTCATATGAAAAGACTGGTCAAATCTTCTTTTCAGGTAGATCTAATGGGTTAAATATTTGGGAATTACAATATACAGGTTCAGATGATTGGTTCAATAgtaaatcaaataaaatttgtttGACTCAGTCTTCTTGGGcaaatttattaccttCCAATGTAATCTccaaaatacaaatacCTGGTTCtgaattaatttcttcattcttccaaaataatacaacaTCAACTACTAccacaaataaaaatgcaAATGCTACTGATAGTATTGATGGTTCAGACAATTTAgatataaatgataataacaatcCACACAACAAGAGGAAATATACAAGAGAAACTGTTATTCAATTGAACGTAGATCAATCAAGAGGGGTCatttattctttatcttcaaattcaatcaTTAGAGCATATctaattaaaaataataatactttaTCAGATCCAGTGACCATTCATCCATCATACATTAGTAGAAttataacaacaacaatggCTAAAGGTGCTGCTGTATTAGGtaaaaattatttacaaATCGTTAAAATTGTTCCCGTatcacaacaacaaaataataatctattTTTCGTCGCTATAACAGTCACTGGGGTAcgtttatattttaatggTTCAATTAATATCAATTCTATTGAAGCAATATGTTTAGAATCAATAAAATTCCCACCTTCATCAGCAACTCCTGAAAAGATTCGTttagaattggaaaaacaacaaaataatgatcaacaaaagagaagaacagctccatttttttcaagttTTAATTATTCTTCAGaatcaattcaattaaagttacaaaaaaaatctgCTGTATTATTAACAACAACTGATGCTTCCACTATTGTATCACCAGGTATATTTGTCGCTTCAGTAATTAAAAAGAGTAAAATaccaccatcatcatcatcaccatctCATCAAGATCAAACAACAACACCAccaccaacaacaacaacaacaaaggCTAAACCTCATTACCATTATGATCGTAAATTATTCGTTACATTACCTGATTATGGTGTCTTAAAATATCATggtaaatatattgaaaatgctACTTTCTTAGATACAACAGCTCATGTTAAACAAATTATACCATTAACTCCAACTTTTAACGCCACTGAAAAACCAATTGGTTATGCAAATCAATTTGCAACTCAATATAATTCTgaaaatttacaaattgCTGTAGTAACTGATACTtctattgaaatttataaatatcgTAACCCAGATGAAATTTTCGAAAGTTTAATCGATAATCCATTACCATTCATTGCTAATTATGGTATCATTGAAGCTTGTTCTTCAGCATTATACGTTACTTGTAAATTTAACAAACCTGCTTTATTAAGATCAAATGCATTAACTTTCTTAACAGTGGGGATACCAGGTATCATCGATATAAAACCAAAATATAATCGTTAcgtttcatcatcattcccaaatacaaataccAATACAAACACAAATATAaacacaacaacaacaattactACTAAGGAAAGttcaatgataatgaaaccATTCACTTCAcaagatttgaatttagatGACGTCATTTTATCTCCAAGATTTTATGGTATTGCTCTTTTAATTACAAGattattaagaaatatttggaatcaAAAGGTTTTCATAACTTCAAAACCCGTAGCAACAACTCCTATTAAATCAAACACCATGGACAACAAAAAATCACAAATAGATATCATTGGTATATCTATTtctaaaaatgaaattcaatattatttatcatcaattatGATCTTAAatgaattctttatttcATATAGCGATTCCATTACCATTTTCGCTGCTCCAACATTGTCAACCTCATCAGCAACAAATACTaccactactactactactaataataataatccaaATACACTATCCTCTGTTAGTAAAGACAAATATGAAGAAGTTTCCAATCAAGCTGAAAATATTGccataaattcaataatcaaattaacAGAATCCATTAAGGAATCATTATCGTTCTTAAATGTCTTATACGAAGAAAGTGAACTTGATGGTATCGATAATCGttccaattcattcaaagatataataaatttcttgaatgtGGAAAATCAATCcaatttaattgatttaaattttaaACATCTTTTCGCTCCAAATGATCAaactaaatcattaattaaagaCATCTTATCATCAATCATTAATAGAAACATTTCAAGAGGTGCATCAATCGAATATATGGCCACTACATTACAAGATCGTTGTGGTTCCTTCTGTTCAGCTAAGGATATATTGGGTTTCAGAGCCATTGAACATTTAAGAAAGgcaaaagaaattggattaaataaagataatgataatttacATTATCATTTAGATAATGcaatgaaattatttgaaaatatcgttgatgatatttcacaagaaaaattagatgaagCGGTCCAAATTATGGTATCATTAGATTATTTCCCCAAGACAATTGAATTCTTATTGAATATTGCAAGTTTGATCGATAGAGGGAACTTAGCTTATCAATATTTAGATAATGGATCCATGGAATATGatgaaaggaaaatttattacGATAAACGTATTAATATTTATGATTTGGTTTTCAGAGTACTAACTACAATCGATGAAAGGTCGTCTATAGTttctactactactactattactaCTCCTACTACTAGTAGTAAGAAAAATCCAATAGAAATAGAAACTCCAACAAACACTGTCATTACTAGATACAGTGGTAAcacaaatttcaataaattaagGGAGGAAAGTTACAATATTGCATTACGTtgtaatgataaattattccattatcatttatatGATTGGTTAGTCTCAACAGATAATcaagataaattattacaacTGGATACATCATTCATCTTACCATAtttgattgaaaaatcaaccaattcattgaaaatttcaaatcttctttGGGTTTATCAATCTAAGAAAcataatttctttgaagCTGCTGAAATACTATACTCTTTATCCATTtctaaatttgaattaaaattaaatgaaagaatttcatttttgtCTCGTGCTAATGGGTTTTGTAATAGTGTTTGTCCACCAAATCAAAAGCAAAGAATGGTACAATTAGCCTCCACAATTCAAGAATTGTTTGAAGTGGCGGCAATACaagatgatatattaaCTTTAGTAAAGACAGATCCAAGACTTGACATGCAAATCAAATCAGATttaattaatcaattaGATGGTGAAATATTACCATtaacttcattatttaatgattatGCTGATCCATTGGGTTATTATGAAATTtgtttgaatattttcaaagtatCAGATTTTAGAAATTctgaagaaattttatcaaaatggaatgaattatttgaatcattgaaact
- the NDAI0E04100 gene encoding uncharacterized protein (similar to Saccharomyces cerevisiae YBL081W; ancestral locus Anc_7.404) — protein MPGQIISTPFLSQLEEIDIRLTNYRNSKSSSSTSSSTSTSTSTYYNHSQYQSKNRFNYNNNNNNNNNNNSYYRQHSAMHNDITILNNNYNNNCNNNINKYNKYNGTNTTNTPISIEGIFDRIPQLKNSNNFRNNYNSNNSNNTNKNNNHHTTTNNYLDKRKQYYNNKPYGYNNNVNFNNNMNASESNQNPMMSTHLRNTYPQMYSHMRNTSMNNTTSTANATNNNLSSTNMDIQPSSIQLPVTPTPYLDMTSSIHHNQSMNNNSTTSNYLMKENQFYSSTAMEQPKPTYPLNTFPTSFHNNTNDNNGIISPIPSSNSNLISNSMFLTPNNTQNRSSSSTSNGFMMNEGATTNSGSSNNSNPIGMNSIWNNNNNNNNINFNNGISNGNNNTNFNGLMMNVWS, from the coding sequence ATGCCTGGTCAAATCATTAGCACACCATTTTTATCTCAAttggaagaaattgatataCGTTTGACTAATTATCGTAActctaaatcatcatcatctacGTCCTCGTCAACATCTACATCAACTTCAACTTATTACAACCATTCTCAATATCAATCCAAAAATAGATTTAAttacaataacaacaacaacaacaacaacaataataatagttaTTATCGTCAACATTCTGCTATGCATAATGACATAACAATTctcaataataattacaacaacaattgcaataataatatcaacaaaTATAACAAATACAACGGCACAAATACCACTAATACtccaatttcaattgagGGAATTTTTGATAGAATTcctcaattgaaaaattcaaataattttagAAACAAttataatagtaataatagtaataacactaataagaataataatcatcatactactactaataattatttagataaaagaaaacaatattataaCAACAAACCATATGgatacaataataatgtaaattttaataataacatgaACGCTTCAGAATCAAATCAGAATCCAATGATGTCTACTCATTTAAGAAATACTTACCCACAAATGTATTCACATATGCGTAATACCTCGATGAACAATACTACTAGTACTGCTAACGCGACGAACAACaatttatcttcaacaaATATGGATATTCAACCATCATCCATTCAATTACCCGTTACACCAACACCATATTTAGATATGACATCTTCCATTCATCATaatcaatcaatgaataataatagtacaacatcaaattatttaatgaaagaaaatcaattttattcatcCACAGCAATGGAACAACCTAAACCAACATATCCCTTAAATACATTCCCAACTTcttttcataataatactaatgataataatggtataATTTCACCAATTCCATCATcgaattcaaatttaatttcaaattcaatgtTTTTAACTCCTAATAATACTCAAAATAGATCTTCATCGTCAACATCTAATGGTTTTATGATGAACGAGGGTGCGACTACAAATAGTGGTAGTAGTAATAACAGTAATCCAATAGGTATGAACAGTATatggaataataataataataacaataatattaattttaacAACGGTATCAGTAAcggtaataataacacgAATTTTAATGGGTTAATGATGAATGTATGGAGTTAA